Genomic segment of Myxococcus stipitatus:
CGCGCTCGGAATGGACGGCCAGCACCGGACAGCGGATGTCGGACAGCCGCCCCATGACGCTCCACCCGAGCAGCCCCAGCGTCGCGCGCCGGTACGCACTCGGGTCATTGGCGGAGATGCCCGTGAGGACACGCTCGCGCAGCGCGGCCTGCTCCGGCTTGGGGAACAGCCGCGGCGCCAGCATCTTCGCCAGCCCCCGGGGGCCCATCAGGCGCAGCAGCACCCGCCGGACGGTGAACTCGAACTTCCGCTTCAGCGTCCTCGCGACGACTTCCGGGCCGCTGTTGACGATGACCAGGCTGCGCACCAGCTCCGGCCGGTCCAGGGCGAGCTGGAACCCCATCATCCCACCCATCGACAGCCCGACGACGTGCACCCGGGTCAGCCCCAGGGCGTCGCACAGGCCCGCGATGTCCCGGGCGAAGAGGGGAACCCCATAGGCGCCTGGCGGCTTGCTGCTCCGGCCGTGTCCTCGCGCGTCCGGAACAATCAATCGGTAACCGTTTGCCAGCTTCGGGACTACCCACTCCCAGTCGCTACCGGAGGAACCAAGCCCGTGAAGCAGCAACACCGGAATGCCCTGTCCCGCCTCTTCGTAGTGAAGGGAGACCCCGTCGAGCTGAAGTGTGGCCATTCTCGGACTCCCGGTGCGGAAGTGGATGCCAGCAACCTAGTAGAACGAACGCTCGTTCAGCAAGATCCCACATGAGCCCATCCAACCGTTCCCGGCTCCGAGCCCAGCCTGCGAGCCTCCCTCCCTCTGCATCCTCGGATGGCACCCGGCGCCGAATCCTGGAGACCGCCCTCCAGCTGTTCGCGAGCCGCGGCTACCACGACACCTCCATCCGGGACCTGGCCAAGGTGCTGGAACTGCAGCCCAGCGCCCTCTACGCGCACTTCGCCTCCAAGGAGCACGTGCTCGCGGAGCTGGTGCGCATCGGCCATGAGGCCCACCACGACGCACTCCAGACGGCGCTGAAGGACGCGGGGCCGGAGCCCCGGCAGCAGGTGCGGGCCCTGGTTCGCGCCCACACCCGCACGCACGCCACCCATCCGCAGCTCGCGGTGGTGGTGAACGAGGAGCTGTATGCCCTGACGCCAGAGCTGGCCGCGCCGGCCATCGCCCTGCGGGACAAGTCCACCGAGCTGCTGGCGGAGGTCATCGAGCGGGGCATGGCCCAGAAGTGCTTCGCCCCTCCGCACCCGCGCGTCACCGCCGCCGCCATCTCCGCGATGGGGGTGCGGCTGCCCTACTGGTACGACCAGGGGAGCTCGCTCGACGTGGACACCCTCGCGGATGCCCACGCGGAGCTGGCGCTGCGGATGTTGTGCGGGGACCTGGCGCGCTGAGGGCTCACGGGGAGGTGGAGGCGCTCTCGTCCTCCGCCTCCCGCTTCAACTCCTCCAGCGAGGGCAGCCGCCACTTCGCGCGCTCCGCGTCCGTCGTCCGGGGGTCCACCGGGTAGAGCCGCCACTGCCCCTTCACCCGGTGGCGCTGGGTGCCGAAGCGCTGGGGCTTGCCCCGCGCCATCAGCTCCCGGTCCTCGGCCGTGGCGGCGAGCATGGGCGCATCCGGGTCCTCCGCGTCCAACGCCATGGCCTTCGTCGCCAGCTCGCGAGCCTTCCGCGCAGCCTCGACGCCGCGCCCCACCAGGAAGACATGCGTGGCCAGGAGGTAGTCCGTGGCACCCGGGGCCTTCCCCTTCGTCCCGGACTCCAGCATCCCGAGCACCTCCGCGCGGCGCTTCGCGGACCGGGGGACGACCTGGGCCTCGTCGATGGGCAGCCCCTCCTCCGCGCCGTACCAGTCGTTCTGCTCCTCCAGCATGAGGTCCACGAGCCGGGGGTTTCCCCCCGTGAAGACCCACGGGTGCTTCAGGTTGAAGCGCACGGCCTCCAGCCGGGGCCGCCAGGGGCGAAGCGGTCTCAGGATGGCGAGGTCCGGGTCCCGCTGCATGTGGAACCAGTCGTCGTGCTTGAGGTCGGCCGCGCGGCGGAGCATGGAGAAGGCCGCGTCCGTGTCCTTCCCCAAGGCATGGCAGCAGGCCGCGTTGTACGCATCCAATCCTTGCGAGGGAGACTCCAACCGCGAGGCCTCTTCGTAGAGGCGCGCGCAGTCCGCGTACTTCCGGGCCTGGTAGGCCGCTTCGCCCCGCGAGCGGAGGTCCGCCGCGCCCGCCTCCGTGGCGGCCTTCTTGCGCTGATACATCTCCTCCACCGCGGGCCTCGAGGCGGTGATGGCCCCGACATGGAAGACCCCGTGAAAGCCCTCGGCGTCGGGGGAGGCGTCGAGCCGGACATAGGGGCTCGTCCCCTGGCCATTGCCTGGAAAGGGGTGCTCCGCGCAGTCGTCCTCCTCGAGACAGCCCCAGAAGGTCCCTCCCGTCTGGCTCAGGCGCAGCACCGTCATCGGCCGCTTCGCCTGCGCGAGGTGCCAGCCCATGGAGCGGAACTCCGCGTCCGTGGGGAGCCCCTTCACCGTCCGCGCGAAGATGCGGTTGGAGAGCACCAGCGTGAGCGCCCCCGGGTTCGCCTCCACGACGGCCTGGACCTTCCGGGCCTGCGTCGCCATCCGCTCCTCGGACGAGGTGTCGAGCGTGTTGAAGGCGAAGACCTCGAGCGGCGCCCCCGAGCGGCGCAGCTCGCGCAGGCGACGCAGCAGCTGATACATCGCCTCGCTCGCCGCGCCCTTCCAGTAGTGAGTCGTGCTCCCCCAGAACCATCCCCGGGGCATGGCCGAGGGACCATCCGGAACGTCCCCCGCGGCCAGGAAGGCCTCCAGGTCGCGCTGGTCCTCCATCGGCAGGAGGAGCCCCACGCGCACCGGCAGCCCCCGGGCGATGGCCTGACACACGACCTCGCCGAAGAAGCGCGGCGACTCCGCGGTGCCGGGCAGCTCCGCGAACACCACCAGCGAGTCGGGCTTGAGCAGGGCCTCGACGCCCGGCGCCATCGCGCCACAGGCCCCCTTCTTCGCCGCGCCCGGAGCAGGAGCCCCGGCCGACACGCAAGGCACACCCCACGTCCAGAGGAAGACCCAGACGGCGAGAGTCGTGACGCGAAGCTTCCGGGAGGGGCCCATGTCCCCGTCATACGAAGCCACGCACGACTTGTCGCATCGCGGCCCGACACGCAGGGCCCTGGCGCGGGACTTCAGTCCAGCAGGTGCGGATTGCGGACGATGAGCAGCCCCGCCTGCACCGTGGCCACGTAGTCGTTGAGGTGGCCGCCGGAGATGAGCGCGGACACGTCGCGGCTGCCGCCCTCGGCCAGGGCCTGGTCCACCTTCTTCTCGCCCTGGTTGTAGGCCGCGAGCGCCAGGCGCCAGTCGGCATAACGCGCGTGCAGCTCCGACAGCAGGCTCGCCGCGGC
This window contains:
- a CDS encoding alpha/beta hydrolase, with translation MATLQLDGVSLHYEEAGQGIPVLLLHGLGSSGSDWEWVVPKLANGYRLIVPDARGHGRSSKPPGAYGVPLFARDIAGLCDALGLTRVHVVGLSMGGMMGFQLALDRPELVRSLVIVNSGPEVVARTLKRKFEFTVRRVLLRLMGPRGLAKMLAPRLFPKPEQAALRERVLTGISANDPSAYRRATLGLLGWSVMGRLSDIRCPVLAVHSERDYTPLSAKQAYVDLLPHARLHVLTDSGHAAPLDQPGPLTDAVEDFLRSVDAGTAQGSALGA
- a CDS encoding TetR/AcrR family transcriptional regulator, coding for MSPSNRSRLRAQPASLPPSASSDGTRRRILETALQLFASRGYHDTSIRDLAKVLELQPSALYAHFASKEHVLAELVRIGHEAHHDALQTALKDAGPEPRQQVRALVRAHTRTHATHPQLAVVVNEELYALTPELAAPAIALRDKSTELLAEVIERGMAQKCFAPPHPRVTAAAISAMGVRLPYWYDQGSSLDVDTLADAHAELALRMLCGDLAR
- a CDS encoding TPR end-of-group domain-containing protein: MGPSRKLRVTTLAVWVFLWTWGVPCVSAGAPAPGAAKKGACGAMAPGVEALLKPDSLVVFAELPGTAESPRFFGEVVCQAIARGLPVRVGLLLPMEDQRDLEAFLAAGDVPDGPSAMPRGWFWGSTTHYWKGAASEAMYQLLRRLRELRRSGAPLEVFAFNTLDTSSEERMATQARKVQAVVEANPGALTLVLSNRIFARTVKGLPTDAEFRSMGWHLAQAKRPMTVLRLSQTGGTFWGCLEEDDCAEHPFPGNGQGTSPYVRLDASPDAEGFHGVFHVGAITASRPAVEEMYQRKKAATEAGAADLRSRGEAAYQARKYADCARLYEEASRLESPSQGLDAYNAACCHALGKDTDAAFSMLRRAADLKHDDWFHMQRDPDLAILRPLRPWRPRLEAVRFNLKHPWVFTGGNPRLVDLMLEEQNDWYGAEEGLPIDEAQVVPRSAKRRAEVLGMLESGTKGKAPGATDYLLATHVFLVGRGVEAARKARELATKAMALDAEDPDAPMLAATAEDRELMARGKPQRFGTQRHRVKGQWRLYPVDPRTTDAERAKWRLPSLEELKREAEDESASTSP